GACCGACAGATACAGAACGCCCAGTTCTTCGGTCTGCTCCTGCATCGTTTTGGCCGGCATCAGCGTGACGATGTTCAGGTTATACTCTTCAATCAGGCGGTCCCGGGTATCCAGGGTCTCCTGAAACAGCACGCCGGTATCGACGAACAGAATCGGGATATCCGCCTTTATTTGGCTCAGCATGTGGGCCACTACACAACCTGCACGCTGCATCGATGATAAAGCTGCCAGTCGTGTGCCAAACATTTCCTGCGCCCAATGAATCAGCTCCAGGGGAGTTCGTTCTTCAAACGACTCGTTGAGATCTGATAAATCAGCCTGAGTCAGACGTGCCATTCAAGTATTCCTGCTGCGTTTTTCACGTACTGACGCGAAAAGGCAGATAAGCGATGCCAGTATAAAGTCCTGAAATAAGGGAAAAACCGCCTGTGAGCGGACAATTTCAGGAATTGTAGCGAACAGTCAGAAATACCTCAATGCGCTCCTGGACGGCTGCCCGCCAAACAGGGCGATTTTTCCCTGTTTGGCGGCAAAACCGCGTTAGACAGTCAGAAAATCAGGCCAGCAGGCGTTCCCGCTCGGGAATCCGGTGATTCTCCAGTTGGAAGAATTCCTCTTTGTTCAAATCGGCGATGCTGTCGACTACCAGATCGGGCTGATACGCATACTGGCTCAGGTCCGAGAGGGCTGTTCCGCCAGAAAGGACCAGCACGGAACGATAGCCCATTTCGACGCCCCCCAGAATGTCGGTCTCCATTGTGTCACCGATCATGGTTGTCTGAGCGGAGGAGATCCCCAGTTCCTGACGGGCACTCCGCATCATGACGGGGCTGGGCTTACCCACGCTGAAGGCCTTCTTCTTGGTGGCTGCTTCCAGCATGGCGACGATTGCCCCGCAACCGGGACGCAGGCCATTCTGGGTCGGGCAGTTGGGATCCATATTGGTGGCGATCAGCTTGGCACCGTTTTCGATCATGCGGACGGCGGCTTCAATCATTTCAAAGTTGACCATGCGACCTTCGCCCACGACGACATAGTCGGGATCGTGATCGACGATCGAGTACCCGTTGCGATGCAATGCATGTAACAGGCCACCTTCGCCGATGACGAAGGCGGTTCCGTGGGGTTTACTTTGCGCCAGGAACCGTGCGGTGGCCATGGCACAGGTAAAGATATGCTCTTCGCCGACGGTAATTCCCATCCGGCCGAGTTTGGTAACGACGTCGCGGCGGGTCCGCTGGCTGTTATTGGTCAGGAAAATGAACGGCAGATCGCGCTTCTTGAGTTCATTGATAAAATCGGTGGCACCGGGGATCAGCTCGGTCCCTCTGTAAACTACACCATCCATGTCAATCAAATATCCTGGTAACATTGTGTTCGGTCCTTGAATTTAGAACTTGAGTGAGTCAAATCTCACGTGGGAAATCTTCAGATGCCGGGCGCGCGCTCACTGAAAAACGTCAGTGTGTGAATCGGGTCTTGGGGAAAGCTCTGTGAATTTACAGAACTAATTGAGTTCTATTTTTCGACTCCAATTTGACCATCAGAACAATTCATCTATGTGGCATCTGCTGAAGAGTAGTAGCGCATTTCGTAACAAACATGATTGATGGACTTCGCAATTGCCGTGCCGCTCGAGAGGGCCCCTCGATTCCCGACCTGCAGACCCATTGCCATAACCCCTTGTGAGACAACATCTTTTTCAGCTGCGCCTTTCAGAGGATTGATTAGAAAACCGCTGAATCTTTACTAGGAACTCACACAGACCGCGGACGAGCCACTTAGCAATTAAGCGGGTCTGCACAGGAAATAGACAGTACGGGTGTGATCACAAAGCGTCGTCCGCTGATGAAAGAGTGGCTGCCATTAACAAAAAACCCCGATCAACTTCGTAAAGCCAATCGGGGTGTCGCAACGAATCATTTTCTTAAGGAGATTTTCACTCCAGCCGGTTATTCAGATTTGGAAATATCCTGAATCTCAATCCGGCGGGGCTGCATCTCGGCTTTCTTATCCATGACCACAGTCAGGACACCTGCATCGAGGGTCGCGGAAACAGAGGCCGGATCAACCCATTCCGGCAGGCGAACCAGCCGTTTGAATTTGCCGAAGCTCCGTTCGTTGTGGAGATGCTCCCGGTTTTCGGCCGACTTGCGTTCGCCGGTAAGAACCAGGTTTCCATCCTGAATATCCAGAGACAGATCTTCTTTAGTCATACCGGGAACATCCAGGGCGACATGGAATTTGCTGTCTTCTTCCCAGACGGAAAGCGGCGAATAAGCGCCTTCGAAGCCGTTAAATGACTTGCCGAAGAACTGGGTGAAGGCATCATCCAGATCGGAACGCAGGTTAGCAGAAAAAGGAAATCCGAGTTTGTGATTGCGTGTGCTTAACATGGCATTGCTCCTTATCAAATAAGAAACGAAATTGTATTAACAGTAATCCCTGACAGGTGGGACTGACCAGCTGATTGACAGTTCCCCAATATGCATCCAGCATGCCAATTAGTCATACAGAACAACATATTTCACCACAATTCATTTATTACCATACACTTACAATCATAAATTTTTCCATAAGAACTAAAATAGATTTACAGAAACACACACAAACCATGCCATTACGGCACCACCGACACCACCGAAGCACATGTCATTATGGCACCTCTGTGTCTCAGCGCATAAAAAACTCGCAGCAAACCCGGGGGCCTGCTGCGAGAATATTACCGATTTCGGTACTCTGAACGAAACGCTTACGCGTTGTAGTAGAGATCGAACTCATAAGGATGAGGGCGTAAACGAATCGGATCCAACTCTTCAGTCCGCTTGTACTTGATGAAGGAGTTGATCAGGTCTTCACTGAAGACGTCGCCAGCTGTCAGGAACTCGTGATCTTCTTCGAGAGCGATCAGAGCTTCGTCCAGGTTCTTGGGAGCGACGTTGGTTTCAGCCAGCTCTTCCGGAGTCATGTCGTAGATGTCACGATCGAGGGGTTCACCCGGATCGATCTTGTTCTGCACGCCGTCGATCATCGCCATCATCAGAGCGGTGAAGCTCAGGTAACCGTTGGCGGTCGGATCGGGGCAACGGAACTCAACACGCTTTGCCTTCGGGCTGCCGGAGTACATCGGGATACGGCAGGAAGCAGAACGGTTCCGCTGGCTCATGGCCAGAGTCACGGGTGCCTCGAAGCCAGGCACCAGACGGTGGAAGCTGTTGGCAGTCGGGTTGGAGAGCGCGATCAGAGCACGGCCGTGCTTGATGATCCCGCCGATAGCGTGAATCGCGAATTCACTCAGTCCGGCATAGCCATCACCGTACATGAGGGTGTTGCCATCTTTCCAGAGTGAAATGTGAGTGTGCATCCCAGAACCGTTATCGTCGAAGACCGGTTTCGGCATGAAGGTCACGGTTTTTCCGTTCCGCTTGGCGACGTTCTTGATGATGTACTTGTACCACATGAACTGGTCAGCCATCTGCAGCAGCGGTGAGAATTCCATGTCGATTTCACACTGACCGGCGGTTGCCACTTCGTGGTGGTGGGCTTCGACAACGATGCCGACCTTCTGCAGTTCTTCAACCATTTCGGCACGCAGGTCGCCGTAGGTATCTGTGGGAGCTACGGGGAAGTAACCGCCTTTATAACCCACTTTGTGACCCAGGTTGCCTTCTTCAGAACGACCTGTGTTCCAGGCAGCTTCAGAAGAGTCGATTTCGTACATGGCTCCCCGCTGGTTAGAGAGGTAACGTACGTCGTCGAAGACGAAGAATTCGGGCTCGGGACCGATGAAGCAGGCATCGGCCAGGCCGGTCTGCTGCAGGTAAGCCAGACCTTTTTTGGCAACGCCACGGGGGTCTTTGTTGTAATCTTCTTTGGTAATCGGATCGACGATGTCAGCCAGAACGCTGACGGTCGGCTGCTTGAAGAAGGGATCCATTTTCACGGTAGCAGGATCGGGAACAGCCAGCATGTCTGAGCTGTCGATTGTCTGCCAGCCACGGATTGAAGAGCCGTCGAAACCGACGCCATCTTCAAAAGTACCTTCGTCCCAGGTGCTGAGGGGGTACGAGCAATGCTGCCAGGTACCAAAGATGTCGGTAAACTTTAAGTCTACCATCTTGGCGCCATTTTTTTCTGCGAAGGCAAAAAAGTCCTTGGGAGTCATCGTAAATTTGCTCCTCTAAAATTCTGAGTGATACCGCAGGTGAAGAGGTCCGCCTTACCCTGTCCTGCGTAAAACCGATCATTTCCAAAAAATAGTCCAAGCAAAGACGACAGTTCACAGAAAACACTGCGGACTGATCCAAAAGCTACTCAAGCAAAACCAGAACGATTCAGATCTTAGAACGCTTTTATCTTTACTCGTTTTCGCCGTGAGTCAGACGGTCTCCACTGCTCATCAACGGAGTGTCTGGCGACCCACTTTTTCGGGCTACTTCTTATCTTCCTGACATCAAAGTAGATCGGCTGGACAGATAGCGATTGCAGGAGCTCGCAACCATACCGAAACCCTCAGGCACAACTTGCGACCGGGTCTGATGTTGACGGAAACTTCAGTCGGCGCAGGTTGCCAGTTTGGGATTCACCTTAACGTATCAGGACCGAGAAATCTACTGTGTGGCACGACTTCTCTCGTGAAATCCGGCTTGCCTGCGAGAGAGCTTAAATCATGACAATCAAATAAAATCAACAGCCTGTAACGATTAGCCAGACAGGCGAAATACAGGCGTGCGGTGGTCCCGCAGAACAGCGGCATTCTAAAGGATCTTTAGATATTTGAGACGCCTGAAGATCGCCTAAACGGTCACCAGTGCTTTCATCTCGCGAACCGCCTGTTCCATGCCGACCAGCACCGCCCGCGAGACGATACTGTGACCGATATTCAGCTCACAGACATCGGGAATGGCGGCGATCTTTGAGACATTGCGATACGTCAATCCGTGCCCCATGTGCAGCTTCAGTCCCTGCGCGACGGTAAACTCGGAGGCTTTCACAATGACGTCATATTCTTTCTGCTGTTCGTCGGCCGAGGTCGCATCGGCGTAGCGGCCGGTGTGCAATTCGACAGCGTGTACTCCCACCTGTTTTGCAGCGGCGATCTGTTCGACATCGGGGTCGATGAACAGGCTGACTTCGATCCCCGCCTGTTGCAGCTGGTGTACACATTGCTCAACCCGCTCCAGATTGGCGACCACATCCAAGCCCCCTTCGGTCGTCAGCTCTTCCCGCTTTTCGGGGACCAGGGAAACCTGATCGGGGCGGACTTCCAGGGCGATCACCGTCATTTCTTCTTCCGCCGCCATCTCGAGGTTCAGTTTCACCTGAACTGTCTTTTTCATGGTATAGAGATCGTGATCCTGAATGTGCCGCCGATCCTCACGCAGGTGCAGTGTAATGCCATCCGCGCCTCCCAGTTCCGCCAGCACGGCCGCCCAGACGGGATCCGGTTCAAAGGTTAAACGAGCCTGACGGACGGTGGCGACGTGGTCAATGTTTACACCTAAAGCGGGCATTACATGCTTTCTGTTCAAATAAAGTCAGATTGGCGAGGTGGGGAAGAAACTCAACCCCCGGAACATTCCTTTGTTCGACAATCGAGGCCGGAGAAAAGTTCTCGGCGTTCACTCAAGAATCTCCCTTATCTTATTGCTTTTTCTTCTCAGTTCCAGAATCGGCCCGGCAGAAACTTCGGCAATCAGGTCAATTTCAAAGAAAATCCTGATCTTTTGTCGCATTCCTGTTTTGTTGACGAATCTCTTCTGGAAGCAGGCACTGTTTCCCGCTGACTGCAGACTTTCGTCCCTTCACAACAGGTCAGAACATATGTGGTTTCAAGAATACAAGCAGTTTTTTCCCCGCTGGCTCGTACAAATTATCGCTAATGCTACCCGGCGGTCCGTTCGAGCATCTCGCCGACGGTGGAGAGTGAGGTCTGCTCCGATCCCGGCGCAGACGGAGTTCCTGGAATCTCGGCAAATGCTGGCAGCCGATGATCTGACGGCACTGAGTGACGATTTTGAGGACGCAGCCACTCAATCGAACTGGCAGCGGTTATATCAGACGGAAGGCTGGGCCGGCGATCAGCTGCAAACCTGGGATGTGAACGGAACACAGTCGGGCCGGATGGTTATGATCCCGCACACCACCGTCTGGTACCAGGATTATCGCGGCCCCATGGTTTACAAGGAAATCACTGGCGATTTTGTGATCACGACGGAAGTGCATATTACCGACCGCGACGATGTGGGCGACAGCGACCTGGATGATGTTCCCAACGGATCGCAGTATTCACTCGGCGGCCTGATGATCCGCACACCACGCGACATTACTGATCCGGCAGTCGACTGGAGCCCGGGTTCGCATCAGAACGACGGGACCAATAACGGTGAAAACTATATCTTTCTTTCCCTGGGTTGGGGGAATGCCGGCAGTCAGTTCCAGATGGAGACCAAGACCACCCGCAACAGCAATTCATCACTCGTGCTGCAGAGCATGGGCAACAACGCGGTGATCCAGCTACAGATTGCCCGCATTGGCGACTCCGCTTACACGCTGTACCAGATTCCCGGCCAGGACTGGGTGTTAAACAGTCGCTATCATCGCCCCGATCTGCCTGAAACGCTGCAGGTGGGTATGGTGACTTACACCGACTGGACGAAGGCCAACGACTATGACCCGTTCTATCAGAATAACAACACTCTGCAGCCGGGCGGCTACGATCCGACACCTGCCGAAGCGTTTCAACCCGACCTGGTTGCCGGTTATGAATTCGTGCAGTTCGATCGCCCTGAGATCCCCGTCGCCTTACAGGGACTCGACCTGCGAACCCAGGCCAGCGATCTGGAAATGCTGTCGTTCCTGGGAGGCAATGTGAATGGGCCGGATCTGCCGACCGTGACGCTGGAAGCATCTGTATTGAGCGTTGAGGAACTCAGCAGCAGCCAGCTGGAATTCGTGTTCCAGCGGAGTGAAGCGCAGATCGATCAGCCATTGACGGTGGCATATCAGATCTCAGGCAGTGCCACACCGGGGCTGGACTTTCAAAGTCTGAGTGGGGAAATCACATTTGCTGCCGATGTAGCAACGGCTACGCTGGTGATTGACGTACTCGAGGATGCACTCGATGAACCGGATGAAAGCCTGGCCATCCAGTTGCTGGCTGGCAACGACTATCTGCTGGGAGAGACGACGTTTGCCAGTGGCACGATTGTGGATAACGATTACACGAATGTCGCGCCCGTGGCCAGTCCGATAACCAATCAGAGTCTGACGGAAGGGGACGGATTCAACCTGGATGTCAGTCCTTTTTTTACGGATGCCAACCTGTCGGACGGCGATCAAATTACGCTCACGGCAGCATTGTCAAACGGTGATCCGTTGCCGGGATGGTTGACCTTCAACGCGCTGACAAGTGTCTTCACGGGCGTCCCCGCGTTCGCTGATATTGGCAGTATCGAAATTGAAATCACCGCTGCCGATCTGGCGGGCCTCACCGACAGCGTACTCTTCCAGTTGACGGTCGCGCCGCTGCCGCGGACTCAGTTGCAGTTGCGTGTGGTGGAGTCAGCGACGTTGGTCGCCGCCAATGGTGAAAGCCTGGTACTGCCTGCACACACGGAAGACCTGCATGAATGGGAATCGTTTCAGGTTGAAGTCTGGGGACAGGTCAGTAACCTGACTGACATCGGCATAGTGTCGTTCACTTTTGATCTGACCTATGCGACGGCGTACACGACTGCGTCGGTCGTGGAATTCGGACCCGCGTTTACGCAGAATCAGTCGGCCCTGATCAATGATGCCAGCGGCCTGGTTCAGGGTGTCAGTGCCAGCACGCTGGCAATCGATGTGGGCGATCATCAGAGTGTGCTGCTCGCCCGGATTCATTTTACACCGACTGTCGCCGACCACGTTGACCTGGATTTTGGGTCGCAGTCCATTGGTCCTTTTGACTCAGGTCTGGCACTGGAAAATGTGTCTCTCGAACTGGTCGACCAGGCGCCGCATCAGCTGGAAAACAGTGACATACCCGCGACGCAGTTCTGGGCGGTGCCTTATGACGTTAACGATGACGGGGCTATCAATTTCCAGGATCTGGTTCTGTTCGCGACTGCCTACCAGCATGATGTCGCCGATTCGCCGCTGCCTTACACGTGGGCGGTGGACTTCAACCAGTCTGGCAGAGTCGATTTCCACGACCTGCTGGTCCTGGCGGCTAATTATGGTCGTCGAAAGCTGGAAGATCCGGAACTGTATTTTCCTGCCAGCTATCCTCACGCCTGGACTGTGGCTCCGCTGGTCAGTTCCTTCAACACGGTTGAGACGCAACCAGCAGTTCCACAACATTCATTTTCTACAGAAGTCACACTGGATGCTACCGGATCGCAGGGAGAAGAACCATTCGACTCAAAAGTTGAATCCCAGGAACAGCCCCCCCTTCCCGTTCAGACGGTTGAGGAACCAACGCCGTCTGCACTGCCGACAATGACTGCCCCGCTGCAGTGGGAGGCTGCTACTGCTCAGAGTCTTTCAGCGTTCACTGCTGCAGACATTGATCCGTCATTCATACATGACCGCGGACTCACTCCAATTCTGGATCAGCAAAACAGGGAATTCGAAATGAGGGGAGCGGGTGCCTGGCAGTCCGTCCCTGGTTTCCCTGCGCCGTTGAGGGAAACAGAAGTGCAACAAGGTGCAGGGGAACTGCAGGAGATCGACGTGTATTTCAGTTCGCCTTTCGCTGATGATCTTCTGTCATGGGGATGAGCCCTGCCTGCTCGTCGGGACGCGGGGCACCGAGATATTCGGTGTCTCCGAGTTCTGCCAGTTTCCACATCATGAGCGTGGTCACTTCTTCGAGGATCTCCTTCGTATGCTTGAGGTCGTAGTACGCGGACAGATCGATTGGTTCGCCGTAAGTGATTGACGTCTCTGCGGGAGAATAAAAGGGTTCCACCATGTTTTTACCGCCGGGTGAATTGTTGATATACACCGGGTAGACGGGCGCCTGGGAACGGAGCGCCAGGAAAGCGATGCCGGAATTCGCATGTTTAATCGACCGCCCTTCCTGAATGCCTCCTTCGGGAAAGACTCCAATCAGATCACCCTGTTTGAGTTTGCGCAAGGCCTCCCGAACGGGAGCCACATCCTTCCCATTGCGTTCTACAGGAATCGAATGCATGGCACGCGAGATCCAGCCGACCAGACCTGGTCGCTCGTAGTACTCCCTCGCCATCAGGAAACTGATGCAGCGCATTTTTTTCTGTGGATTCCCCAGGTGCGAATTGTACCAGAGAATGATCGGATCAGCGGGGCTGCGATGATTGGCAATGATGATGCCTGCGGAATCGCCGGGAAAGGGGCAGCGCTGATTGCGTTTAATCTTCCAGAGCCCGGGCGCATACACGCGGGTAATCGAGAACAGAATCCAGGCACGCCAGCCGTCGGGCAGTTTTACCGCCTGGTAGACGACCACTGCCAGGAGAATCAACAGATAAATGACCAGTGTCAGAACACCGGCTGCTTCAGCGCTCATTGCGAATCAGAATAATAAAAGTGTGCGGGAAGTTCAGATACCTTATCAGGTTTGAGGAGCCTGATTATACAGTGAACAAAATCGGCAAAGCAACAATAATGCAGTCAGAGTGGCATCAGCGAAGCCGTGTTCATCAAAGATCAACCGACAACGGGGAATAAAATATTGACGTCAGAGCGGAATCAAGACTTCAACTACACTTCGATGGCGGCTACGATGGCGTTGCTCAAGCGGGCCAGGTACCGGCCGTGTGGTTCCTGGGGTTCGGTCGTCAGGATGATGGCGGCGGCATCGAGTTGAGGATCGATCCAGAGGACTGTTCCCGTTGCGCCGCCGTGTCCATATGCCTGGTCAGAGAGGAGATCGCCGTAGTAATCGCTTTTGACCCGGGTGACGATCTGCCAGCCCAGTCCCCAGCCTTTCCCCTGGCGGGCGGTTTCCGAGAGGCCGGGGATTTCAGGCAGCTGGTCACGGGTTGCCTGGCGGATCGTCTGCGCGGAGAAGAGACGCTGATCCAGAACCAGTCCTTGCTGCTGGAGCATGCCGACCAGCTTTCCCAGGTCTGTGGGGGTAGTGAAGAGTCCGCCCCAGGGAGCACCAAAGCCGCGCCAGTAGGGACTGTTCCAGTCCCAGTGAGGTTCCACATTCAATTCCGGCGGCACATGGATTTCGACGAGGCGCTCCAGGCGAGTCGCGCCTCCTTCAGACCATTCCGGTGGAACGCCCAGGGATGTGTCATGCATCTCCAGCGGCTGGAAGAGTTCGTCCCGCAGATACTGGGGAGCCGACTTGCCTGTGATGCGCTGGATCAGTTCGCCGAGAATCGCGATGCCGGTGCTTTGATACTGCACGATCCGGCCGGGTGGTTCATCGGGCGTCAGTTCACAGATCTGTCTGACGAATTCGGACAGCGGGGCCTGGGCTGCCCTCAGTTCCCGGTTATTGGGCAACATGTCGGGCAGACCTGAAGTGTGTGTCATCAGATGTCGGATCGTAATTCCGTGTTTGCCGGCACAACCGAATTCCGGGATGTATTGTTTCACGCGGTCGTTGAGCAGCAGTTCCCCCTGTTCGAGCAGTTTGAGCACGCCGAGCACGACGATGGGTTTGGTGATGGAGGCCACCAGGAAGATCGCATCGTCACGCAGGGTGCCGTTGTCATCTTTGACAGACTGACGCCCCTGGCGATAGTGGCACGTGGTTTCACCGGTGATGACCTGTAAGGCGATCGCGGGAACCTGACCGGATTCACAATACTGGTCGACGAGTTGTTCGACGGTCTGCCAACGTGCGGGATGAATGCGGGACATCTGGATTTTATTTCCTGCTGTATGGGTTGGTGCGGGAGTGTGTCCGAACGGAGTTCGGGAGACTCACTATGCCTACTATATCCGGTTAATTGCGAATTGTCCCTCATAAAGGGAGTTCGTGTGGTTGTGCATCATGTGTTCGGTTTTCAGGTCGCGTGGTGGGTGGCGATTTGTAAGATTGTTGGGGCAACTGCTCCGGGTAACCCGATCAGATGGTGGCCATCAGATTCGGAACTGGATTCAGCATCGTCAGGCGGGAGGACACATGGGTCCTCCCCTACTTTTTGTGAGTGGATAAATAATGATACCTGATTCTATTACTCGTCAGCACTGATTACCGGCGGTTCGTGCCTTGCCGATCAGTTTTATTGAG
The nucleotide sequence above comes from Gimesia sp.. Encoded proteins:
- a CDS encoding HAD-IIA family hydrolase, whose protein sequence is MLPGYLIDMDGVVYRGTELIPGATDFINELKKRDLPFIFLTNNSQRTRRDVVTKLGRMGITVGEEHIFTCAMATARFLAQSKPHGTAFVIGEGGLLHALHRNGYSIVDHDPDYVVVGEGRMVNFEMIEAAVRMIENGAKLIATNMDPNCPTQNGLRPGCGAIVAMLEAATKKKAFSVGKPSPVMMRSARQELGISSAQTTMIGDTMETDILGGVEMGYRSVLVLSGGTALSDLSQYAYQPDLVVDSIADLNKEEFFQLENHRIPERERLLA
- a CDS encoding Hsp20/alpha crystallin family protein, which translates into the protein MLSTRNHKLGFPFSANLRSDLDDAFTQFFGKSFNGFEGAYSPLSVWEEDSKFHVALDVPGMTKEDLSLDIQDGNLVLTGERKSAENREHLHNERSFGKFKRLVRLPEWVDPASVSATLDAGVLTVVMDKKAEMQPRRIEIQDISKSE
- the glnA gene encoding type I glutamate--ammonia ligase, which produces MTPKDFFAFAEKNGAKMVDLKFTDIFGTWQHCSYPLSTWDEGTFEDGVGFDGSSIRGWQTIDSSDMLAVPDPATVKMDPFFKQPTVSVLADIVDPITKEDYNKDPRGVAKKGLAYLQQTGLADACFIGPEPEFFVFDDVRYLSNQRGAMYEIDSSEAAWNTGRSEEGNLGHKVGYKGGYFPVAPTDTYGDLRAEMVEELQKVGIVVEAHHHEVATAGQCEIDMEFSPLLQMADQFMWYKYIIKNVAKRNGKTVTFMPKPVFDDNGSGMHTHISLWKDGNTLMYGDGYAGLSEFAIHAIGGIIKHGRALIALSNPTANSFHRLVPGFEAPVTLAMSQRNRSASCRIPMYSGSPKAKRVEFRCPDPTANGYLSFTALMMAMIDGVQNKIDPGEPLDRDIYDMTPEELAETNVAPKNLDEALIALEEDHEFLTAGDVFSEDLINSFIKYKRTEELDPIRLRPHPYEFDLYYNA
- a CDS encoding pyridoxine 5'-phosphate synthase is translated as MPALGVNIDHVATVRQARLTFEPDPVWAAVLAELGGADGITLHLREDRRHIQDHDLYTMKKTVQVKLNLEMAAEEEMTVIALEVRPDQVSLVPEKREELTTEGGLDVVANLERVEQCVHQLQQAGIEVSLFIDPDVEQIAAAKQVGVHAVELHTGRYADATSADEQQKEYDVIVKASEFTVAQGLKLHMGHGLTYRNVSKIAAIPDVCELNIGHSIVSRAVLVGMEQAVREMKALVTV
- a CDS encoding putative Ig domain-containing protein codes for the protein MLAADDLTALSDDFEDAATQSNWQRLYQTEGWAGDQLQTWDVNGTQSGRMVMIPHTTVWYQDYRGPMVYKEITGDFVITTEVHITDRDDVGDSDLDDVPNGSQYSLGGLMIRTPRDITDPAVDWSPGSHQNDGTNNGENYIFLSLGWGNAGSQFQMETKTTRNSNSSLVLQSMGNNAVIQLQIARIGDSAYTLYQIPGQDWVLNSRYHRPDLPETLQVGMVTYTDWTKANDYDPFYQNNNTLQPGGYDPTPAEAFQPDLVAGYEFVQFDRPEIPVALQGLDLRTQASDLEMLSFLGGNVNGPDLPTVTLEASVLSVEELSSSQLEFVFQRSEAQIDQPLTVAYQISGSATPGLDFQSLSGEITFAADVATATLVIDVLEDALDEPDESLAIQLLAGNDYLLGETTFASGTIVDNDYTNVAPVASPITNQSLTEGDGFNLDVSPFFTDANLSDGDQITLTAALSNGDPLPGWLTFNALTSVFTGVPAFADIGSIEIEITAADLAGLTDSVLFQLTVAPLPRTQLQLRVVESATLVAANGESLVLPAHTEDLHEWESFQVEVWGQVSNLTDIGIVSFTFDLTYATAYTTASVVEFGPAFTQNQSALINDASGLVQGVSASTLAIDVGDHQSVLLARIHFTPTVADHVDLDFGSQSIGPFDSGLALENVSLELVDQAPHQLENSDIPATQFWAVPYDVNDDGAINFQDLVLFATAYQHDVADSPLPYTWAVDFNQSGRVDFHDLLVLAANYGRRKLEDPELYFPASYPHAWTVAPLVSSFNTVETQPAVPQHSFSTEVTLDATGSQGEEPFDSKVESQEQPPLPVQTVEEPTPSALPTMTAPLQWEAATAQSLSAFTAADIDPSFIHDRGLTPILDQQNREFEMRGAGAWQSVPGFPAPLRETEVQQGAGELQEIDVYFSSPFADDLLSWG
- a CDS encoding lysophospholipid acyltransferase family protein, which codes for MSAEAAGVLTLVIYLLILLAVVVYQAVKLPDGWRAWILFSITRVYAPGLWKIKRNQRCPFPGDSAGIIIANHRSPADPIILWYNSHLGNPQKKMRCISFLMAREYYERPGLVGWISRAMHSIPVERNGKDVAPVREALRKLKQGDLIGVFPEGGIQEGRSIKHANSGIAFLALRSQAPVYPVYINNSPGGKNMVEPFYSPAETSITYGEPIDLSAYYDLKHTKEILEEVTTLMMWKLAELGDTEYLGAPRPDEQAGLIPMTEDHQRKAN
- a CDS encoding serine hydrolase domain-containing protein; its protein translation is MSRIHPARWQTVEQLVDQYCESGQVPAIALQVITGETTCHYRQGRQSVKDDNGTLRDDAIFLVASITKPIVVLGVLKLLEQGELLLNDRVKQYIPEFGCAGKHGITIRHLMTHTSGLPDMLPNNRELRAAQAPLSEFVRQICELTPDEPPGRIVQYQSTGIAILGELIQRITGKSAPQYLRDELFQPLEMHDTSLGVPPEWSEGGATRLERLVEIHVPPELNVEPHWDWNSPYWRGFGAPWGGLFTTPTDLGKLVGMLQQQGLVLDQRLFSAQTIRQATRDQLPEIPGLSETARQGKGWGLGWQIVTRVKSDYYGDLLSDQAYGHGGATGTVLWIDPQLDAAAIILTTEPQEPHGRYLARLSNAIVAAIEV